The Sedimentibacter sp. zth1 DNA segment AACAATTATATGAAGGAAAAGCAAAAAAGGTATTTAAAACAGATAATGAAAAAGAATACATTGTAGAATATAAGGATGACGCTACTGCATTTAACGGTGTAAAAAAAGGAACTATTGTTGGAAAAGGTGTTGTAAATAACAAAATGACAGCAGCAATTTTTACTATGTTAGAAAAACAAGGTATACCAACACATCAAGTTAAGTTATTAAATGATAGAGAATGTTTAGTTAAGGCAGTTAAAATACTTCCTCTTGAAGTTATTGTAAGAAATATAGCTGCTGGTTCTTTAGCAACAAGACTTGGTCTTGAAGAAGGTGTTGTTTTAAAATCTACAGTATTAGAATTTTCATATAAAAACGATGATTTAGGCGATCCAATGGTAAATGATTATCATATAGCAGCAATGGAACTAGCTACACCTGAGCAATTAGATACTGTTAAAGAATATGCCTTAAAAATAAACACTATACTTCAAAAATTCTTTATTGAAAGAAATATTAAGCTTGTAGATTTCAAACTAGAGTTTGGTTTATATGATGGCAAAGTAATTTTAGCAGATGAAATTTCACCAGATACTTGTAGATTATGGGATAAAGATACTGACAAAAAATTAGATAAAGACAGATTTAGAAGAGATTTAGGTGGTGTAGAAGAAGTTTATAAAGAAGTATTAGAAAGAATAAATAAATAAATAGTGAGGGCTTAAATGTACGAATTATTAATGGACGACAAAATGCATGAAGAATGTGGTGTTATTGGTGTTTATACAAGCAAACCTGAGCTAACAACACAATTGGTTTATTATGGATTATTTGCTTTACAACATAGAGGTCAAGAAAGTGCTGGTATCGCAATTAGTACAGAGGAAAACCATATTGAACAGCATAAGGGAATGGGACTTGTATCTGAAATTTTTACCAATGATGTAGTTCACAGATTAAGTGGCAATGTAGCAATAGGCCATGTTAGATATTCAACAACTGGAACAAGCAAAATTGAAAATGCTCAACCACTTGT contains these protein-coding regions:
- the purC gene encoding phosphoribosylaminoimidazolesuccinocarboxamide synthase, whose translation is MQKLEQLYEGKAKKVFKTDNEKEYIVEYKDDATAFNGVKKGTIVGKGVVNNKMTAAIFTMLEKQGIPTHQVKLLNDRECLVKAVKILPLEVIVRNIAAGSLATRLGLEEGVVLKSTVLEFSYKNDDLGDPMVNDYHIAAMELATPEQLDTVKEYALKINTILQKFFIERNIKLVDFKLEFGLYDGKVILADEISPDTCRLWDKDTDKKLDKDRFRRDLGGVEEVYKEVLERINK